The following is a genomic window from Butyricimonas faecihominis.
TTTTATATTTGCATAAAAGAATGAATGTACATGGTTGTGGATTATTCGGAAGATAGGGAAATGTTAACGTTATTGAGGCGTGGTGAAATCTCTGCATTTGTAGATATATACACCACGTACTTCGACGCGTTGCTGAATTATGCCGATCGTTTGCTGAATGATATGGAGGCGGCCCGGGACGTGGTGCAACAGGTGTACTATAAAATATGGGAAAACCGGGATGCGTTGAATATTTCTCTTTCTATTAAAGCTTATCTTTTTAAATCAGTTTATCATGGCAGCTTGAATACGTTGGCTCATCAGAAAAATATCCAAAAGTACGAGCAGGAACAATTGACTGATTTCTACTTCTCTACAGTGATACAATCCCCCGAGGCGGAAGAGGCTTTGTGGAAATCGGATATAGAGCTGGCTGTTCAAGAGGCCATCGCAACTTTACCCGAGAAATGTTGGGAAGTTTTCGTGTTGAGTAAGATTGAAGGGTTGAAAAACCGGGAAATTGCCGAAAAACTGAATATTTCGGAAAAAACGGTTGAACGTCATATGTCAATAGCATTGAGTAAGTTACGAGACGAACTGGACTGGTTGTTACAAATTATTTTATTTTTTTCATTTTCTCATTGGGGGTAAAGTTTCCCTCGGCTGTCTTTAGTGTATAAAAGCACGAGAAGATGGACGATAAAAAAATCAATATAGAAGAATTACTGGTCCGAATACTGGAAAACCGGGCAGGTTCGGAAGAAATACGATATTTCTCGAAATGGATGGAGGGGCAGGAAAATCGGGTGTATTTTGAGAAGTTCAAGAAAATATGGAATTTTTCCGCGGGAAGTCACGCAAGCCCGGAAATGCTGGAGGCGGGGGTAAGAGATTACCGTCTGTTTATGGAAAAATCTCTGAAATCGAAAATGCGTGTGACGTTGATGTGGAGGATAGGTTCGGTTGCGGCAGTGTTATTGATGATCCTGTCTTCTGTCTTCTGGTTACGGAAAGATGTTCCGGAGGTTTCTTCGGGTGAAAAATATGTCGTTTCTTCGGGACGGGAAGTTATTTTGAAGTTGGCTGATAACAAAGAGATCATACTTGGTGATTCGTTAAACCTGTCGGGGGTGGCGGGAGAGTGGGTCAGTATTAATAAAGTGGATCATCGGGGAATCGTGTATAGGCTAAAAGATTCGATGGGAATCGAAGAAGAAGAATTGAGCTATAATCAAATTATTGTTCCGGCAGGCGAGCGTTTTCTAGTGCAGCTGTCTGATGGAACCAAGGTATGGATTAATTCGGAAAGTGCTTTGCGTTACCCGGCTTATTTTGGTAAAAATATTCGGGAAGTCGAGGCCCGGGGAAACGTGTATTTTGAAGTGGCCAAGGATTCGACCCGCCCGTTCGTGGTGGCATCAAGGGAGTTGACCACGGAAGTGTTGGGAACCCGTTTTGAGGTGAACACCTACGGGGACCGGGATGAGGTGAGCGCGACGTTGGTGGAAGGAAGCGTGCGCGTCGGTGTTGGCAGTCGTTTTGTTGTTATCAAGCCTAATCAACAATTCACGTTTAACACGAAGAGTGGCACTATCAAGGTGAACGAGGTGGATGCCGCGAGGAAAGTGATGTGGAAGGACGGTATACTGGTGATTGATAACGAGGCTTTCCGGGATGTGGTCTGGAAGCTGGAACGCTGGTATGGAGTGTCGATCGTGAACGAGACCGGACTTGTATTTACCCAATCTTTTAGCGGGGAGTTCGACCGGGAAGATATTCATATGGCAATCGAGTCACTGTGTACAAATTTGAATATTACTTACATGATGGATAAGGATCGAATTATTCTGAAGAGGTAACAAAAAAGAGCATCCGTGCGACCAACACTATTCGATGCTCTTTGCGCTAAGCCTTACTTATTAATAAACTTAACATGACAAAATTATGAAAAAAAACAAGTATTCGTTGTCTTTGTCATTAAAATTTCTCTGTAGAGTCGTTTTATTGACAATTTTTGGGACAAGTTTCTTATTCTTTTCAGTGAAAGGTGATCCGGTGGAGCCACAACGGGTGACGTTGGAGCTGAAAGATGTTTCTCTCTCCGAGTTGTTTCAGGAGATAAAGAAACAGACTTCTTTCAAGTTCTTCTATAACGACACGCAGGAGAAGGAGATGGGGAAGATCACGATCAGCGTGAAGAACGAGACGGTGGAAAACGTGTTGGATCGGGTATTCCAAGGTAAGGAGTACACGTATCGGGTTTCCGGAGAACAGATTATCGTGGTAAAGCGTCAAGAAGCGAGAAAGCCAATACAAGAAGTGGTCATCGAGGGAACAGTCTTGGAAAGGGATTCGATGCCTATTATCGGGGCCACAATCGTGTTACAGGGAACGACAACCGGAGTAGCAACCGATGTGAACGGTAAGTTCCGGTTAGTCGTGCCTATGGACGACGAGATTTATATCGAGGTTTCTTTTCTGGGAATGAAAAAACAGGTGCATAAAGTGTTGGGATTACCGACCCCGAAACCGATGCGGATTGTGATGCAGCCGGAAACGGTGGGCGTAGACGAGGTGATTGTGACCGGATATGCTAATATTCGGAAAGAGAGTTTTACAGGTGCAGCCACGACGGTGACAAAGGAGGATATTTTGAAGATTTCTCCGAGAAACGTGATTGACGTGTTACAGGTTTTTGATCCTTCGTTGCGTGTTGTGAAGAATAACGAGATGGGGTCAAACCCGAATGCGTTACCGGAGTTCTATATTCGTGGGCGTACCGGAATGGATGGGGTGAAACAGCTTGATCTTCTTGAAGCACAACAGGGAGGGAGTGTTTCAGAATTTTCATTGACAACTAATCCCAATTTGCCCGTTTTTATTCTGGATGGTTACGAGGTGAATGTCCAGAAAATATACGATATGGATCCGAACAGGATTGCCAATATCACGATTTTGAAAGATGCCGCAGCGACAGCCATGTACGGTTCCCGTGCTTCAAACGGTGTTATTGTGATCGAAACGGTAACCCCTGAATTGGGTAAATTGCAGGTATCTTACACGTTCAATGCTTCTCTGACGGCTCCTGATCTTTCTGATTATAACTTGATGAATGCGAAAGAAAAGTTAGAGGCCGAACTATTGTCTGGTTTGTACGATCTTTCCAAGGCTAATGATATGACGGCTTATGTCATGAAGAAAAACTATATTACACAGGGTGTTGATACCGATTGGATGTCACAACCTTTGCAAAATCAATTTAATCACTCTCATAGTTTGTATGTATCGGGGGGAACGGAAGGGTTTCGGTTCGGAGCAGACTTGAGCTATAGTCATGAGGGGGGAGTTATGAAAAAATCTTATCGTAATCGTATGAGTGTTGGGGTATATGTTGATTATCGAGTGGGCAAGTTACAGATTCGGAACCATGTGTCATACGACCTTGCCAAATCATCAGATTCTCCCTATGGCTCGTTTAGTGACTACACGAAACAACAGCCTTATTATGCCATACATGATGAGGACGGGAAACTGAAACAAACCTTGGCTACCGGTATTCCGAATCCTCTTTACGAGGCAACTTTAGGTAACTTTAGTCGTGGAGAATCCACGAATTTAACGAATAACCTGAGTTTTTACTGGTTTATCAGCGATCATCTCCAATTACAAAGTCAATTCTCTGTTACGAAAAGTGATACAGAAGACAATAATTTCACGGACCCTTTATCAACAAAGTATAGTTCTCAAGATAATCCTTTTACTCGTGGGGATTTGTCTGTTAGCAGTACGGACAATTTTAGTTGGAACGTGAACGCATTTTTGGCTTATAATAATTCGATCGGGAAGAATTATTTGAATTTGTCCTTGGGTATAAACGCTCAAGAGAATCAAACGAGTAGTTTATCGTCTCAATACAGAGGATTTCCTTCAGCAGCTTTACACACGATAGGACACGCCAAGGAGATCGTGAGTAAACCTTCCGGTGCGGATAACAAGACCCGTTTAATGGGAATCTTTATTTCCGGGAACTACTCTTGGGATAATATTATTCTGGGGGATGTGTCTATTCGTTTTGATGGTTCTTCCGAGTTTGGTTCCGATTCACAGTGGGGGTCTTTCTGGTCGGTTGGTGGTGGTATTAATGTTCACAATTTGAAGTTCATGAAGGCTCTCCCGTGGCTTAATCAATTTAAAATTCGCGGAACCTATGGTGCTACCGGTAAGGTG
Proteins encoded in this region:
- a CDS encoding RNA polymerase sigma-70 factor yields the protein MVVDYSEDREMLTLLRRGEISAFVDIYTTYFDALLNYADRLLNDMEAARDVVQQVYYKIWENRDALNISLSIKAYLFKSVYHGSLNTLAHQKNIQKYEQEQLTDFYFSTVIQSPEAEEALWKSDIELAVQEAIATLPEKCWEVFVLSKIEGLKNREIAEKLNISEKTVERHMSIALSKLRDELDWLLQIILFFSFSHWG
- a CDS encoding FecR family protein, coding for MDDKKINIEELLVRILENRAGSEEIRYFSKWMEGQENRVYFEKFKKIWNFSAGSHASPEMLEAGVRDYRLFMEKSLKSKMRVTLMWRIGSVAAVLLMILSSVFWLRKDVPEVSSGEKYVVSSGREVILKLADNKEIILGDSLNLSGVAGEWVSINKVDHRGIVYRLKDSMGIEEEELSYNQIIVPAGERFLVQLSDGTKVWINSESALRYPAYFGKNIREVEARGNVYFEVAKDSTRPFVVASRELTTEVLGTRFEVNTYGDRDEVSATLVEGSVRVGVGSRFVVIKPNQQFTFNTKSGTIKVNEVDAARKVMWKDGILVIDNEAFRDVVWKLERWYGVSIVNETGLVFTQSFSGEFDREDIHMAIESLCTNLNITYMMDKDRIILKR
- a CDS encoding SusC/RagA family TonB-linked outer membrane protein, with protein sequence MKKNKYSLSLSLKFLCRVVLLTIFGTSFLFFSVKGDPVEPQRVTLELKDVSLSELFQEIKKQTSFKFFYNDTQEKEMGKITISVKNETVENVLDRVFQGKEYTYRVSGEQIIVVKRQEARKPIQEVVIEGTVLERDSMPIIGATIVLQGTTTGVATDVNGKFRLVVPMDDEIYIEVSFLGMKKQVHKVLGLPTPKPMRIVMQPETVGVDEVIVTGYANIRKESFTGAATTVTKEDILKISPRNVIDVLQVFDPSLRVVKNNEMGSNPNALPEFYIRGRTGMDGVKQLDLLEAQQGGSVSEFSLTTNPNLPVFILDGYEVNVQKIYDMDPNRIANITILKDAAATAMYGSRASNGVIVIETVTPELGKLQVSYTFNASLTAPDLSDYNLMNAKEKLEAELLSGLYDLSKANDMTAYVMKKNYITQGVDTDWMSQPLQNQFNHSHSLYVSGGTEGFRFGADLSYSHEGGVMKKSYRNRMSVGVYVDYRVGKLQIRNHVSYDLAKSSDSPYGSFSDYTKQQPYYAIHDEDGKLKQTLATGIPNPLYEATLGNFSRGESTNLTNNLSFYWFISDHLQLQSQFSVTKSDTEDNNFTDPLSTKYSSQDNPFTRGDLSVSSTDNFSWNVNAFLAYNNSIGKNYLNLSLGINAQENQTSSLSSQYRGFPSAALHTIGHAKEIVSKPSGADNKTRLMGIFISGNYSWDNIILGDVSIRFDGSSEFGSDSQWGSFWSVGGGINVHNLKFMKALPWLNQFKIRGTYGATGKVNYPPYAARDTYEVLFDDWYSTGVGATLQGIGNEKLVWEKTNTTNIGFDLSFFQSKYSLTFSWYNRQTVDMITDVTIPSSAGFTSYKDNMGETRNRGYEISLSATILNTKDFGVNAFINFARNEGRLMKISESLKAYNERVDDYLTLQHTAYANSAEKSEPFLKYEEGGSLTAIYGMKSLGINPADGEELFVDRSGNVTGKWLSSQQQIIGNTEPKGQGSFGINIRWKRLTLYTSCMYEFGGQQYNSTLLGKVECVDLSSSNADKRVLTQRWQKPGDVTPLKNIANRKLTTQSTSRFVQDNNEFTINSISLSYEFNPEWVRRIGLDVLRIQASTNDLGTFSSIKQERGLDYPFARTFNLGLSVSF